A region of Fibrobacter succinogenes subsp. succinogenes S85 DNA encodes the following proteins:
- a CDS encoding lipid A biosynthesis acyltransferase, with amino-acid sequence MSKHWSEIEEVGGSVWHFRFMLWIVCHLPLFLVELCTAVICFFFWLGAAPVRARSKIYLEHLRKLGVYVGAFGTYKHILSFALSMVEKLRGWKGAIKLNQIESQNDDLQMLVSQMNQGQGAFLLCSHLGNMEMLRSLTEYGEFHTSRKFQVFPVVDLSGSKKFNALLRELNPELMENVIDANSIDVDSAIWMKEKIADGNLVVIAGDRTSAHTRSRVLETMFLGETANFPEGAFSLAGILNAPVYFVFAIRKHDFNIRSPYEMHVVRAKTNLECSRKERPMRLKMLLQEYTELLERLCKEHPYQWYNFYNFWDRLEK; translated from the coding sequence ATGAGCAAGCATTGGTCCGAAATTGAAGAAGTGGGCGGAAGTGTTTGGCATTTCCGTTTTATGCTTTGGATCGTGTGCCATTTGCCGTTGTTTCTTGTTGAATTGTGTACGGCTGTAATATGCTTCTTTTTCTGGCTTGGGGCTGCACCTGTTCGTGCGCGTTCTAAAATTTATTTGGAACACTTGCGTAAATTGGGCGTATACGTGGGTGCGTTTGGAACGTATAAGCACATCCTTTCGTTTGCGCTTTCGATGGTTGAAAAGTTACGAGGCTGGAAGGGCGCTATCAAGCTCAATCAGATCGAATCGCAAAATGACGATTTGCAGATGCTTGTTTCGCAAATGAATCAAGGGCAGGGCGCGTTTCTGCTTTGTTCGCATCTAGGCAATATGGAAATGCTCCGTTCGCTCACTGAATATGGCGAGTTCCATACATCGCGAAAGTTTCAGGTTTTCCCAGTAGTCGATTTGTCGGGCTCCAAAAAGTTCAATGCGCTTTTGCGTGAACTGAATCCGGAATTGATGGAAAATGTAATTGATGCTAATTCCATTGATGTGGATTCTGCCATTTGGATGAAAGAGAAAATTGCAGATGGAAATCTTGTGGTGATTGCGGGAGATCGTACATCTGCTCATACGCGCAGTCGCGTGCTTGAAACGATGTTCCTAGGTGAAACGGCGAACTTCCCAGAAGGTGCTTTTTCGCTAGCGGGCATTTTGAATGCTCCCGTTTATTTTGTATTTGCGATTCGCAAACATGACTTTAATATCCGTTCGCCTTACGAAATGCATGTGGTGCGTGCCAAGACGAATCTGGAATGCTCGCGCAAGGAACGCCCTATGCGCTTGAAAATGCTTTTGCAGGAATACACTGAGTTGTTGGAAAGGCTGTGTAAAGAACATCCTTATCAGTGGTACAATTTCTACAATTTTTGGGACAGGTTAGAAAAATAG